A single window of Leishmania infantum JPCM5 genome chromosome 35 DNA harbors:
- the GLO1 gene encoding glyoxalase I: MLHTMIRVGDLDRSIKFYTERLGMKVLRKWDVPQDKYTLVFLGYAPEMSSTVLELTYNYGVTSYKHDEAYGHIAIGVEDVKELVADMRKHDVPIDYEDESGFMAFVVDPDGYYIELLNEKMMMEKAEADMKEQGTA, from the coding sequence ATGCTGCACACCATGATTCGCGTCGGCGACCTCGACCGCTCCATCAAGTTCTACACGGAGCGTCTGGGCATGAAGGTGCTACGGAAGTGGGATGTTCCGCAGGACAAGTATACCCTCGTCTTTCTTGGCTACGCACCCGAGATGAGCTCGACGGTTCTGGAGCTGACGTACAACTACGGTGTCACATCCTACAAACACGACGAAGCGTACGGTCATATTGCTATCGGGGTGGAGGACGTGAAGGAGCTGGTGGCTGACATGCGCAAGCATGACGTGCCGATCGACTACGAAGACGAGAGCGGCTTCATGGCATTCGTGGTCGACCCGGATGGGTATTACATTGAGCTGCTCAACGAGAAGATGAtgatggagaaggcggaggcggatATGAAGGAGCAGGGCACTGCCTAA
- a CDS encoding putative prenyl protein specific carboxyl methyltransferase, whose protein sequence is MSHSSARQQGAGEKEEIRRINRELQRNLILETALIAFALGVLALAGVLLAAHGWHTHNDSLFALGLYILAVHIAFHVLEFLVAAFTRPHDTHPDAFMVFHSIPYLIASGTALLEFFVEAYAIPERWKLDPTRHTLLGFFLRVNYTSALLFTFLVLVFYGIRVVSMLQCGSNFSLMIEHERHSGHQLVTHGLYRYLRHPAYFGWFWRTCCAQWILANPVSAVVHTGVTWYFFRSRIAYEEATLQRPDYFGEAYKRYKVRTIVGIPFL, encoded by the coding sequence ATGAGTCATTCgagcgcacggcagcaggggGCGGGCGAGAAGGAAGAGATCAGGCGCATCAATCGTGAGTTGCAGCGCAACCTCATCTTGGAAACGGCCTTGATTGCCTTCGCCCTTGGTGTGCTGGCCTTGGCCGGCGTACTTCTCGCTgcacatggatggcacacgcacaacgaCAGCCTATTCGCTCTTGGGCTGTATATTCTTGCTGTGCATATTGCCTTCCATGTCCTGGAGTTCCTTGTTGCCGCGTTCACTCGCCCTCACGACACCCACCCGGATGCCTTCATGGTGTTTCACTCGATACCGTACCTCATCGCGAGTGGAACTGCGCTGCTGGAATTTTTTGTGGAGGCATACGCCATCCCTGAGAGGTGGAAACTGGACCCCACTCGCCATACGCTGCTTGGTTTTTTCTTGCGAGTGAACTACacctcggcgctgctcttcacATTTCTTGTCCTTGTTTTCTACGGCATCCGCGTCGTGTCAATGCTGCAGTGCGGCTCCAACTTTTCCCTCATGATTGAGCATGAGCGGCACTCCGGCCATCAGCTTGTAACGCATGGCCTGTACCGATATCTGCGCCACCCGGCCTACTTTGGATGGTTTTGGCGCACGTGTTGCGCGCAGTGGATTCTGGCAAACCCGGTCTCCGCCGTGGTCCACACGGGGGTAACCTGGTACTTCTTCCGGTCCCGCATCGCCTACGAGGAGgccacgctgcagcgacCAGACTACTTTGGGGAGGCGTACAAGAGATACAAGGTGCGCACCATCGTCGGGATTCCGTTTTTGTAA
- a CDS encoding putative phospholipase A1 — protein MHPIFDYILSIHYLPAGSSVLLSCLAAAWGVDWKTCLMMTCVGSLVTCAAFYVQPLQCFSPLGGKFNVGTREVCGERGAMKPPVTIVYPTTSGTPRSGIQYIPFGERGYLVGMASYSKVPYALVKDLCLLRRKMRPDAEPAPLFQHDGIPRPMIVFSHGLAGFPHLYSTLLMDLAARGAVVFALSHMDGSAAFCRDAGREIRISLNTQVGWTTEDRAPQLEVRIRETLNTIKRIRSGELLLALGYDKETVDTYIAREPRVHLVGHSFGGATCLAAALNDTQDASERGGVSSVASTVVYDPWMIPLRKTMFYDKLTDRKQPVHFTTPTLQIFSEEWVRSKEQHAFFEEVKAIVDAQPRSTEESALVAAVDAKLKVMKTSWYTIKDYRGTGHLTCTDVSLFSPVLYRAAYMTASPRGCIVAFAADTMRFIEKVSGPLPLDTKLLNDSALAAALRG, from the coding sequence ATGCACCCGATCTTCGACTACATCTTGTCTATTCACTACCTGCCGGCCGggtcgtcggtgctgctgtcaTGCCTTGCGGCGGCGTGGGGGGTGGATTGGAAGACGTGCCTCATGATGACCTGTGTGGGCTCACTTGTGACGTGCGCCGCCTTCTACGTTCAGCCCTTGCAGTGCTTTTCCCCGCTCGGGGGAAAGTTCAACGTGGGCACGCGTGAGGTGTGTGGTGAGCGCGGTGCCATGAAGCCCCCTGTCACCATCGTCTACCCGAccaccagcggcacgccgcggAGCGGAATCCAGTACATTCCGTTTGGCGAGCGCGGTTACCTGGTTGGCATGGCCAGCTACAGTAAAGTTCCCTACGCACTGGTGAAAGACCTTTGCCTTCTGCGCAGGAAGATGCGACCCGACGCggagccggcgccgctcttcCAGCACGATGGCATCCCACGCCCGATGATCGTGTTCAGCCACGGTCTTGCCGGATTTCCGCACTTGTACAGCACACTGCTGATGGACCtcgctgcgcgcggtgccGTCGTGTTTGCCCTGTCGCACatggacggcagcgctgctttcTGCCGCGACGCCGGGAGGGAGATTCGCATTTCGCTGAACACCCAGGTAGGCTGGACCACGGAGGATCGCGCTCCGCAGCTAGAGGTTCGCATCCGAGAGACCCTCAACACAATCAAgcgcatccgcagcggcgagctACTGCTCGCGCTCGGGTACGACAAGGAGACGGTGGACACGTACATCGCAAGGGAGCCGCGCGTTCACCTCGTTGGGCATTCGTTTGGCGGCGCGACATGCCTGGCGGCTGCCCTGAATGACACGCAAGACGCGAGTGAAAGGGGCGGCGtgagcagcgtcgccagcacTGTCGTCTACGACCCGTGGATGATCCCGCTGCGGAAGACGATGTTCTACGACAAGCTCACGGACAGGAAGCAACCGGTCCACTTCACCACACCAACGCTGCAGATCTTCTCTGAGGAGTGGGTGCGGAGCAAGGAGCAGCACGCGTTCTTTGAGGAGGTCAAGGCCATCGTcgatgcgcagccgcgctcgACTGAGGAGAGCGCTCTTGTGGCAGCAGTCGACGCCAAGCTGAAGGTAATGAAGACGTCATGGTACACGATAAAGGACTACCGCGGCACTGGGCACTTGACGTGCACGGACGTCTCATTGTTCAGTCCGGTGCTGTACCGCGCCGCTTACATGACGGCGTCACCGAGAGGCTGCATTGTAGCGTTCGCAGCAGACACAATGCGGTTCATTGAAAAGGTCTCCGGCCCGTTGCCCCTCGACACCAAACTTCTCAACGACTCggcgctcgccgctgcgctgagGGGGTAA
- a CDS encoding putative ubiquitin-activating enzyme e1, producing the protein MEAESKVLIDQKYLDKQSRTIGTYGLETMAKLIAFKVIIVGCGGVGIEIAKNLALAGIHTIRFYDPRKPTAQDMGVNFAVTPQSMASGKTMAELSAAYISELNPNTRVRVLAELTTATVSDNVALIFTAAAPDLSLTTLSEWNAFCHNHTPAISFVLALQTGTMGSVFADHGPSFVVKDADGRPMLQKLITEVVTLRDKTGEMYTRIRYETPEGQTPGALRDYTQIKLSEVQGLLKPDGTSVNGQVYDGVVCPSDPRDTVRVYPAFETQGYSPYETGGFLHELKEVRVLSFRPLSEALAAPGAFVPVSPMMDNSEESVTHVTLHALLRYADAHSGKLPELHNAAQAAEVVELAKKVLEENKAMPAPPEQRTTGKPGNAEFPYKVPPPPPPAPLVLENLDEKAVMAEALLARAELQPLASFFGAVVAQEIVKITGKYSPIHQWFHLSCAAVRPERADHSSEEFRPMNSRYDHIISIFGKGFQKLLQNLRLFMVGCGALGCENVKNFALCGITCGTGGSLVVTDNDRIEVSNLSRQFLFREENVGQPKSAAAAARMRQMNPDANVDARQDFIGTTTEHLYPDTFWQSLNVVVNALDNIEARLYVDQQCVRFQKVLVEAGTMGTGGNVDIIVPGRTSSYADGGAADQTGGIPMCTLRNFPYIYDHCIEWARAQFDDMFVSPMQTAQQIIEDPAAFTQRIHHEVSSGSSAGERRSLIDKNVGPLKLLKRTLTILADGPTMDRCVALGWEQLFKMFRDRILDLQAAFPRGAKKKNGEDFWSGHRKYPTALQVTAADITTNPDAKNFLVAAINLYACMFGVHPPKHEARFNDEKNRWMQEYRTDAWIQAEVSKLSTPAYVAGFVDNLDDDLAANAQEGKQVTMEESEAELQGLLADVAALATKCKGSRAAALEFEKDDDDNFQIDFVAAASNLRAENYGIPTQDRMKVKLVAGKIIPAIATTTSAVTGLGLIELFKVLQNKDVSVLRNGMLDVGTNNYVLFERDLPIKNFTKVVATYIPEQDYTYKKKVIRVPEGFTKYDMIRIPVTPATTVKAFAAALEAVLNKTLPDGVDQAYEVDGLGVGKGMLWNGRSSHANTNASLMKVIEQQKASEAGGTLPAPFWQNRFQFCDVSATVSIDDGDDTVDEVDVETATVCLEIQQ; encoded by the coding sequence ATGGAGGCCGAGAGCAAAGTGTTGATCGACCAGAAGTATCTGGACAAGCAAAGCCGGACCATCGGCACCTATGGCCTCGAGACCATGGCAAAGCTGATCGCCTTCAAGGTTATCATtgtcggctgcggtggcgtcggGATCGAGATCGCGAAGAACCTGGCACTCGCTGGCATTCACACCATCCGCTTCTATGACCCTCGGAAGCCGACGGCTCAGGACATGGGCGTGAATTTTGCCGTCACGCCGCAGTCCATGGCATCGGGCAAGACGATGGCGGAGCTGTCTGCCGCCTATATTTCTGAGCTGAACCCAAACACGCGCGTTCGAGTGCTTGCAGAGCTGACGACGGCCACCGTCTCGGACAACGTCGCCCTCATCttcacggccgccgcgccggaTCTCAGCCTGACGACGCTGAGCGAATGGAACGCTTTCTGCCACAATCACACGCCGGCCATCTCATTCGTGTTGGCACTTCAAACGGGCACGATGGGTTCCGTGTTCGCGGACCACGGCCCTTCCTTCGTCGTCAAGGACGCCGACGGGCGACCCATGCTACAGAAGCTGATCACGGAAGTCGTGACACTGCGTGACAAGACGGGCGAGATGTACACGCGCATCCGCTACGAGACACCAGAGGGGCAGACACCCGGGGCCTTGCGCGACTATACGCAGATCAAGCTGAGCGAGGTACAGGGACTCCTGAAACCGGACGGCACCTCCGTGAATGGTCAGGTGTATGACGGCGTCGTCTGCCCCTCCGACCCGCGCGATACGGTGCGTGTGTACCCGGCGTTCGAGACGCAGGGGTACAGCCCGTATGAGACAGGCGGCTTTCTTCACGAGTTGAAGGAGGTGAGGGTGCTCTCCTTTCGGCCCCTCAGtgaggcgctggcggcgccagGCGCTTTCGTCCCAGTGAGCCCGATGATGGACAACTCCGAGGAGTCAGTGACCCATGTGacgctgcatgcgctgctgcgttaCGCCGACGCGCACTCGGGAAAGCTGCCTGAGCTGCACAACGCAGCGCAGGCCGCTGAGGTAGTTGAGCTGGCCAAgaaggtgctggaggagaataaggcgatgccggcgccgccggagcagcgcaccaccggcAAGCCCGGCAATGCGGAGTTCCCGTAcaaggtgccgccgccgccaccgccggcgccgttggTCCTCGAAAACCTGGATGAAaaggcggtgatggcggaAGCGCTCCTCGCCCGTGCTGAGCTGCAACCCCTCGCCTCCTTCTTTGGTGCTGTCGTAGCGCAGGAGATTGTGAAGATTACTGGCAAGTACTCGCCGATTCACCAGTGGTTCCACCTCTCCTGCGCAGCCGTGCGGCCCGAACGAGCCGACCACAGCAGTGAAGAATTCCGCCCGATGAACTCGCGCTACGATCACATCATCTCCATCTTTGGCAAGGGCTTccagaagctgctgcagaaccTGCGCCTCTTCATGGTTGGGTGCGGGGCACTCGGCTGCGAGAACGTCAAGAACTTCGCACTGTGTGGCATCAcctgcggcaccggcggctccCTCGTCGTGACCGACAACGACCGCATCGAGGTATCAAACCTCAGCCGGCAGTTTCTCTTCCGCGAGGAGAACGTCGGGCAGCCCAagtcggcggctgcggctgcccgcATGCGGCAGATGAATCCCGATGCGAACGTGGACGCTCGCCAAGACTTCATTGGCACGACCACCGAGCACCTCTACCCCGACACTTTCTGGCAGTCGCTGAACGTTGTCGTCAACGCGCTGGACAACATAGAGGCCCGCCTCTATGTCGACCAGCAGTGCGTCCGCTTTCAGAAGGTGCTTGTCGAGGCAGGCACAATGGGCACCGGCGGCAACGTCGACATTATCGTTCCCGGCAGGACGTCGTCgtacgccgacggcggcgcggcggatcAGACGGGCGGCATTCCCATGTGCACGCTGCGCAACTTTCCGTACATCTACGACCACTGCATAGAGTGGGCCCGCGCGCAGTTCGACGATATGTTCGTGTCCCCAATGCaaacggcgcagcagatcATCGAAGACCCTGCCGCCTTCACCCAGCGCATCCACCACGAGGTTTCTAGTGGTTCAAGCGCTGGCGAGCGGCGTAGCCTCATTGACAAGAACGTGGGCCCGCTCAAGTTGCTGAAGCGGACGCTGACGATTCTTGCCGATGGGCCGACGATGGACAGGTGTGTCGCGCTTGGCTGGGAACAGCTCTTCAAGATGTTCCGTGACCGCATTCTAGATCTTCAGGCGGCCTTCCCGCGCGGcgccaaaaagaaaaacggcgAGGATTTCTGGTCGGGACATCGCAAGTATCCAACAGCGCTCCAGGTGACGGCCGCCGACATTACGACGAATCCAGACGCAAAGAACTTCCTGGTGGCGGCGATCAACctgtatgcgtgcatgttCGGGGTGCACCCGCCCAAGCATGAGGCGCGCTTCAACGATGAGAAGAACCGCTGGATGCAGGAGTACCGTACGGACGCGTGGATTCAGGCAGAGGTGAGCAAgctgtcgacgccggcgtACGTGGCTGGCTTCGTCGACAACCTCGACGACGACTTAGCAGCCAATGCGCAGGAGGGCAAGCAAGTTACCATGGAGGAGTCCGAGGCCGAGCTGCAAGGGCTGCTGGCGGATGTTGCCGCTCTGGCAACCAAATGCAAGGGCAgcagggcggcagcgctggagtTCGAGAAGGACGACGATGATAACTTCCAAATCGACTTtgtcgctgcggcgagcAACCTTCGCGCTGAGAATTACGGAATTCCGACGCAGGATCGGATGAAAGTGAAGCTTGTCGCCGGCAAGATCATTCCTGCCATCGCGACAACAACGTCTGCCGTGACGGGCCTGGGGCTTATCGAGCTCTTCAAGGTCTTGCAGAATAAGGACGTCTCGGTGCTGCGTAATGGTATGCTGGACGTGGGCACGAACAACTACGTTCTCTTTGAGCGCGATCTGCCCATCAAGAACTTCACCAAAGTGGTGGCCACCTACATCCCGGAGCAGGACTACACGTACAAAAAGAAGGTCATTCGCGTGCCGGAGGGGTTCACGAAGTACGACATGATTCGCATCCCTGTCACGCCGGCGACCACGGTGAAGGCgtttgcggcggcgctcgaggcTGTGCTAAACAAGACCCTCCCCGATGGTGTCGACCAGGCGTACGAGGTGGACGGGCTCGGTGTCGGCAAAGGCATGCTGTGGAACGGCCGCTCAAGCCACGCAAACACGAATGCGTCGCTCATGAAGGTAATTGAGCAGCAAAAGGCAAGTGAGGCAGGCGGCACGCTACCGGCTCCGTTTTGGCAGAACCGCTTCCAGTTCTGTGACGTGTCCGCGACGGTTTCtatcgacgacggcgatgacaCTGTGGACGAGGTAGATGTGGAGACGGCTACCGTGTGCCTTGAAATTCAGCAGTAG